In the Silene latifolia isolate original U9 population chromosome 1, ASM4854445v1, whole genome shotgun sequence genome, gaagcacatgaagggtgccccaccttgtcccctacccattttattagaggtctttacccgtctgttcgccccacccgtctataccaagacctattgttggCAAAAAATAACAAATTCTCTCTTAAGAGATTAACCAATTCTTAATCAAATTACtcaattaataattaataatcttATTTCTCATAAACAAGTAATGATTCTTACTTTATTTATTACTTCATTCTTTGTATCAAATTAAAAGATGTAAAAATTTTTGTGATGATTAAATTAGGGTTAGATAAAAATTGGAGTGAAATTAGGGTTATGGAGAAGAGGTGGCTAGGGTGCAAGGGGAGGGGGTCGGTGGTGGCTGTGGAAAGGTCGTTTGGTCGGGGTATAAATACATCGGCCGATCTAGAACGAATCTCGAGGCCGAATAGTCCGCTTCAACGCCCTaaaagtagacctggcaaaattgacccgactcgaataTTTGTTGTTACAAACTGATTATTATCCATAAATAACGTAATAATAGGTGACTCGAACCGGAAATGATCAGGCCCATGCCGAACCCAACCCGGTCAATCCGCTTGTCAGGTCTACCTGAAAGCCTCTCGACCCCGGGTATTCGCCCAGACGGACCATGCTAATTACATCACCTTCATGATGTCATCCGATGACACCATTCTAATGGCGTCACCCATCGGCCATCTTACCTCCATAAATACCCTACTTGGAGGGAGTAGAGGTAAAACTTAAAAGGGCACACTCAGGTAGAGGTAGCAACGGGCTGGGCCGGGTTGGTGGGAAGGGAGCCCGAGCCCACATCACGGACCGGTGAGTGATGGCCCTAGACCAACGCGGTTGGGCAAAAAGGGAGGAGGGAGCCCGGACCGGCCCGGGTAGCGGAGGCGGGTTGGGCGAGCCATGGGAGCAGGCCGAGGATTTGTTGAACCGGTGGGACAAGACGAGCGGCCACCCGCACTGTTGTCGCCGATGTACTTCATACCAAGGCGGTCTTCTAGCCCCGAGATCAAGTAGTGACAAAAACACCCGAAACATAAGTGAAAAGACCACATATGGTAGGCCAAGTTAAGCAAATTtgcaaataatattttttttttggcaacaaaTTTGCAATTAATTTATATACAGAAAAGGAACATTGTTCATCCTTGAGGCCTTGAGGACTTAAAAACAGACTTGGAAAATTTGGAACATTAATATTTTCCTCTGTTCCACTGAATTGTTTAGGTTTTAAAATATTTGAGAAGAACTTTgaaaaacataaaacaattcaatggAATATATGGAAGTAAAGTAATATAAACAGCCATTAAGTAATTAACTATGTAGTGAAAAAGAAAATCACATTAGTAAGGTAAACTGGTACACAGTAACACTGCTCTACTATGAGCAGCTGCAGGGCAGCAGAACTCCCCAATGGTgaagaaaataaaacaaagaacaaTACAAGATCAAAATCCGAAAAAACAGAAACAAAAACTGATAGACTAAACTCACAACTATATTCCTAATTAAACCCGACAATTATTCAGGAATCGAAAAAACAATCTTAATGGAGTACTGTATCATGTAtgaatccgatataggataaaACCCTCTACTTGGCACTGGCAAGCTCTTTGCGGAGCAACTTGGCGGCATCAACCATGTTGGTTAGGGCTGGGTTGACCTCACCGTACTTACGGGTCTTGAGACCACAGTCAGGGTTGACCCATAGGACGTTGGACTCCAACACTGCAAGCATCTTCCTGATCCTGTCAGCAATTTCCTCGGTAGGTGGGATCCTAGGTGAGTGGATGTCGTAGACACCAGGCCCAATTCCAGCTCCGTACTTGACACCCTCTCTGAAAACTGAGAGCAGCTTCTCGTCAGAGCGAGAGTTTTCAATGGTGATGACGTCAGCATCCATGTCGATGATGGAGTGGATGATGTCGTTGAAGTTGGAATAGCACATGTGGGTGTGGATCTGCACATACAAACAGAAACATATGGGTCAGGAATCAGGATTACAATGAAATGGGTTGATCTCGCAGCATATTAGAATGATATATGGAGCGGTAGTTACCTGGGTGGTGTCTTGGACGCCAACGTTGGTGATACGGAAGGAGTGGACAGCCCACTTCAAGTAGAAGTCATGCTCGGACTTCCTGAGAGGCAAACCTTCTCTCAAAGCAGCCTCATCAATCTGGATAACATTAATGCCAGCCTTCTCAAGATCCTCGACCTCGTCCTTGATGGCAAGAGCAATCTGGTAGCAAGTCTCGTGCCTGAATGTACAACACACATTAGTAAACACCAGAAAGTCTCGTATAAAACTGTTTtacacaccaaaaaaaaaaaaaaaaaaaatgaaaagacgGTCATGGAGGCATTTGAGTCAATTTATACGTGGTAATGAAACTAATGTACGTCTTGAGAGAAGATCCTTTTCAGGGAAGAAAGGCATACCTGGGTTGATCATTTCTGACGAAGGACCAGTTAAGAATGGTGACGGGCCCGGTAAGCATACCCTTCATTGGGCGGGGGGTCATGCTTTGTGCCATGGATGACCAGAAAACGGTCATTGCCTTAGGGCGGCTCACATCACCATAGATAATTGGTGGCTTCACACAGCGAGATCCATAAGATTGAACCCAACCGTTAGCAGAGAAAGCAAAACCAGATAGCTGCTCTCCAAAGTACTCAACCATATCGTTCCTCTACAACAATCAACATGAAGTCCGTCAGTACAGAAATTCCCAGTAAACATGCAAGTTTGAGTATATATTAATTATTGACAATCATAACCCTGAACTAACCTCAGGCTCTCCGTGGACAAGGACATCAATGTCAAGTTCCTCCTGGAGCTTAACAACCTTGCTGATTTCCTCCCTGATGGCAGCAACATATTCCTCCTCGGAAACCCTTTAAGGAGAAATTATGGCACGTCAGTTTTAAATTTGAAAGAAAACATGGGACAATAACATTCTTAGAAAACTGCAGTAAGTAACTCACTTCTTGCTCTTGTACTCACGGCGAACCCTCCTGAGTTCCACGGTCTGTGGGAAGGATCCAATGGTGGTTGTGGGGAGGACGGGAAGGTTAAGCTTCTTCTGTTGAGCATCAAGTCTAGCACTGACATTTGTGGCACGTCGGTGGTCTGATCCCTTCAAAGCGGCAGCCTAAACATAAGAAAAGGGCACTTGTTAGTATTGTAACGTTTACACACCAAAAATATTACAGAAAGCTTTCAAACAGAAGCACGCTCGCATGTTGCACAATCACTTACAGCCTTTTGAACACCTTCATTTGTGACTCTTGGGGAGGACTTTCTTGAGGCCAAAGCAGCAGCGTTAGTAGAGAAGAAAGCCTGAAAAATGGAATAGGTGAGTTAAAAATCAACTTGGCAATTTTTCATCAATTGCACTGAGCGCTAAAGCATATGTTACTCCAATTCTTCGTGTCAATTCAAGCACTAAAATTAAGGGTTACCTCATCCTTTTGCCCAGCCAAAGCCTTGGCCAAAGCATTAACTTCCACAACTTTCTGTGCAGCAAATGCGAGCCATGACTTGATTTCATCATCTAGCTTGGTCTCGTTAACAATGTCGACAGCGGTGTGAAGAAGTGAGCAAGAGGTAGATACCACTAGCTTGTCTGCAGGAAGGTAAAACAGATTAGTTTAATAAGAGGTGGGATAAAAAATTATTTATCGTTCCAAAATGCAAGCATGATCACCCACCTTTTCCAACAATTCCCTCAAGACTTTGAAGGGTTGCAAGGGAAGCAGCTAGGTCATTAGCCCAGATGTTTCTTCCATCAACAACACCAGCAAAAAGGTATTTCCCGGATGGGAAGTCGCTTTTAATCAAGTCCAAGGTCTTTGTTCCACGGATCAAATCAAATCCAAATCCAGAAACACCCTTCAAAGAGACAAGGGTCTTGTATGCATCAGCGGTTAAATCGGCAAAGTAAGTCTCAACAACAACGTTCAGACCAGACAGGGTAGATTCCAATTCAGAGTAAGCTTCAGTGAAGGCCTGGAGTTTgtgagcatcaaggtccatcacCAATTGAGGCTCATCAAACTGAATCCATGTAGCGCCAGCGGCCTTAAGTTCGCCCACAACTTCCCTGCAAATAGAGCAATTTTCAATGAGCGACTATGGATCAACCAGTAGTCTAATACAGGAAATTAGATAAGCAATATTGTCGAGTCTCACTTGTAGATTGCTAGGATCTTGGGAAGAAGAGAAAGGAGGTTGAATGACTTGTCCACGCCCTTAGCAGGCTTGGACATCAACAAATATGAGACTGGTCCAACAAGAGTCGGGACAGTGTCGACTCCGAGCTGTTATACAAAATTATAACAAGTTAAATCATATCATATAAAAAATTTGAGGAAAAACCAAGCACCGTAATATGAAGACAATGTGCAACAGAATGAAACATTGCAGGGAACACGTATTCGTGGAGTATTAAACTAGTATTAAATCATGTTATCCAGCACACCCGAAATTGGATCACTACCCTCAAAATGGTTTCGCTGCTACATCTTTCACTTCTTATTTTGACACATCACAGCTTACAACAACAAAGTTGTAGGTGCAAAATGAGGCAAAACAAGATGCAAGACAAGCATGATGTTAAAAAAAGGTTATGAGTCGAGGTTGCAATAACGGTCGCAAAATCTGAGTACCGCACATGTTAAGGTCAATGATAGCAAAATTTTGGAATAGATGAAATATTAAATCTTAATTTCAGACACGATCGCAGTATAGCCTGTGGCGGACACGTCAAAATTCAGTAAAACGTTTCTCTAAAACCTTAGCAAAAcgatcatattttgttgttgcgaTTTAATACTAGTGGATGAATCCTGACGGGTCCTGGCCATGGTGACAGTTATTTTAAAAGTTTACCGAATCATTGAATCTTTGCTTAAGATCTGAGATTTGAAATATTTTTACAATAAGCAGGGACCTTGAGATGAGAACCGTATTTTACTTGCTATTTTCCACAGAATGCAAAATGCATAAAGAAAGAGATCAAAAAACATACAGCCTTGGCCTCCTTGTACTCTTCTACGGCCTTGTGAGAGGCATACGAAAACTTCATGTCGGGACCCAACTCAGGGACAATGTAGTGGCTGAAACAAACGATACAATGTCAATAAAAACTACGTATTTACCACACAACACAGCTAATAATACAAAATTTTACGACGACACAGTGCAGGATCACTTACTAGTTGGTGTCAAACCACTTGGTCATCTCCATAGCGGGGATGGTGGCATTACCTCTAGCCATAGAGAAATAGACATCAAATCCGATCTCACCATCACTCCACCCGTACCTTGGGGGAACAGCGCCGAGCATGGCAGTTGTGTCAAGAACCTGGTCATAGTAAGCAAAAGTGTTGCTGGGAATGTACTTAATGCCGACATCAGACATTTGTTTCCAGATGGATGACCTTAGATCGGCGGACACCTTCTTCAAATCCTCGGCACTGCTCTTTCCATCCCAGAAAGATTCAAGAGCGAACTTGAGCTCCCTCTTGGGGCCCATACGTGGGTATCCAACAATGTGTGATGCCATTTTTCTGCAGATCAAGCAACATGACTTAGTACTAATCACATTACATCATCATCCGAAAACATTAGAACCATTTCATCTTCTTTTCACCGACATCTAACAGCTTTATTGAAAAAAAGCGTGCGCAACATAATTAAAGCAAACTAATTATGTGATTAAGTGTCGAAAATCAATTTAGCAAACGAATCCAGATCCGACAATTCCAACATGTGATCAAATGTCGAAAGCCAATTTAGCAGACGAATCCAGATCCGAcaattccaatgtaattaattttattttctatATACTACTCAGATTCCAAGATTATTAGTGGCCAGTTGACCATATATATCTACTGATCTACACAATACTACACTCCCAAAATCTCCAAAGTGGAAGACCGTCTCTCCCAAATTCCCGG is a window encoding:
- the LOC141594920 gene encoding 5-methyltetrahydropteroyltriglutamate--homocysteine methyltransferase; this encodes MASHIVGYPRMGPKRELKFALESFWDGKSSAEDLKKVSADLRSSIWKQMSDVGIKYIPSNTFAYYDQVLDTTAMLGAVPPRYGWSDGEIGFDVYFSMARGNATIPAMEMTKWFDTNYHYIVPELGPDMKFSYASHKAVEEYKEAKALGVDTVPTLVGPVSYLLMSKPAKGVDKSFNLLSLLPKILAIYKEVVGELKAAGATWIQFDEPQLVMDLDAHKLQAFTEAYSELESTLSGLNVVVETYFADLTADAYKTLVSLKGVSGFGFDLIRGTKTLDLIKSDFPSGKYLFAGVVDGRNIWANDLAASLATLQSLEGIVGKDKLVVSTSCSLLHTAVDIVNETKLDDEIKSWLAFAAQKVVEVNALAKALAGQKDEAFFSTNAAALASRKSSPRVTNEGVQKAAAALKGSDHRRATNVSARLDAQQKKLNLPVLPTTTIGSFPQTVELRRVRREYKSKKVSEEEYVAAIREEISKVVKLQEELDIDVLVHGEPERNDMVEYFGEQLSGFAFSANGWVQSYGSRCVKPPIIYGDVSRPKAMTVFWSSMAQSMTPRPMKGMLTGPVTILNWSFVRNDQPRHETCYQIALAIKDEVEDLEKAGINVIQIDEAALREGLPLRKSEHDFYLKWAVHSFRITNVGVQDTTQIHTHMCYSNFNDIIHSIIDMDADVITIENSRSDEKLLSVFREGVKYGAGIGPGVYDIHSPRIPPTEEIADRIRKMLAVLESNVLWVNPDCGLKTRKYGEVNPALTNMVDAAKLLRKELASAK